In Nitratiruptor sp. YY09-18, a single window of DNA contains:
- a CDS encoding type IV pilus twitching motility protein PilT: MQVDINSLFKTVTAHNASDLHLVPRSEPQVRIDGRLVPLNLPQLTGKEIQDLCYALITEKQKKQFEENFELDFSFSIPNVGRFRANYYKVLDEMAAAFRIIPTEIPSIDTLGAPQIFKEIIKREKGLILVTGPTGSGKSTTLAAMLNEINETERKHIITVEDPVEFIHPNKKSLFSHRELGLDTKSYAAALKYALREDPDVILIGEMRDQETIKAALTAAETGHLVFGTLHTNSAPGTINRIIDVFSGDEQPQIRAQLSTSLVAVISQALLPKIGGGRIAVHEILINNAAIANLIRENKVHQIYSQMQLGQQHTGMQTQTKVLQKLLLDRVIDKDTALKYSNRPEEVINFIKNL, encoded by the coding sequence ATGCAAGTAGATATTAACTCTTTGTTTAAAACAGTTACTGCACATAACGCCTCAGATCTCCACCTTGTACCTCGCAGTGAGCCACAAGTAAGAATTGATGGAAGACTAGTTCCTCTCAATCTTCCACAACTTACTGGCAAAGAGATACAAGATCTTTGTTACGCACTCATTACTGAAAAACAAAAAAAACAATTTGAGGAAAATTTTGAGCTTGACTTTTCATTTTCTATCCCAAATGTGGGACGATTTCGTGCCAACTACTACAAAGTTCTTGATGAGATGGCTGCAGCCTTTAGGATAATTCCTACCGAAATTCCTTCCATCGATACACTGGGTGCTCCACAAATATTCAAAGAGATTATCAAAAGAGAAAAAGGTCTTATCCTCGTCACTGGGCCTACAGGTAGCGGTAAATCAACAACCCTTGCTGCGATGCTCAATGAGATCAATGAAACAGAGCGTAAGCACATTATCACAGTAGAAGATCCTGTGGAGTTTATCCATCCTAACAAAAAATCACTCTTTTCTCACAGAGAGCTTGGTCTTGATACCAAAAGCTATGCAGCAGCTTTAAAGTATGCGCTCCGTGAAGATCCAGATGTAATCCTCATCGGTGAGATGCGTGACCAAGAGACGATCAAAGCAGCACTCACAGCTGCTGAAACCGGTCACCTCGTCTTTGGTACGCTCCATACAAATTCAGCTCCAGGAACAATCAACAGAATCATCGATGTTTTTAGTGGAGATGAGCAGCCACAAATCCGTGCACAGCTCTCCACAAGTCTCGTAGCAGTTATCTCTCAAGCACTTCTACCAAAAATTGGTGGAGGAAGAATTGCTGTCCATGAGATCCTCATCAACAACGCTGCTATTGCAAACCTTATACGTGAAAACAAAGTGCACCAGATCTACTCACAAATGCAGCTTGGACAGCAACATACAGGTATGCAGACCCAGACAAAGGTATTGCAAAAGCTTCTTCTTGATCGCGTTATAGATAAAGATACAGCACTCAAATACTCTAATCGCCCCGAAGAGGTGATCAATTTCATTAAAAATCTTTAA
- the gatC gene encoding Asp-tRNA(Asn)/Glu-tRNA(Gln) amidotransferase subunit GatC has product MQKIDEQLLQRLENLSMLQIDESHREKVLDDLNQFLAFVDVLDELDLDNIPPTFNVIDAQAPLRADEPHNDPTIAQKILSHAPKAIDQFFVVPKIIE; this is encoded by the coding sequence ATGCAAAAAATTGATGAGCAGCTGCTACAACGACTAGAAAATTTAAGTATGCTCCAGATTGATGAGTCTCACAGAGAAAAAGTTTTAGATGATCTCAACCAGTTTTTAGCATTTGTAGATGTTTTGGATGAACTAGATCTAGATAATATTCCTCCAACATTCAATGTCATCGATGCACAAGCCCCACTACGTGCAGATGAACCACACAATGATCCAACAATTGCACAAAAGATTCTCTCACACGCACCAAAAGCAATAGATCAATTTTTCGTAGTTCCAAAAATTATTGAATAA
- a CDS encoding tetratricopeptide repeat protein: MSTKENIEYIKQELSSDEKLLESLLKAERFLKKYKKPLLAVVIIAIVGIVGYSGYEWKKEYDLSEANKIYEHLLANPNDLQSLVKLKEKSPKLWALYLYSQAAKQKDIKALQALSKIDDPIISDLASYHLAAAKAKREDIHNYTLSHEILKDFALLDEAYLLFKEGKISQAKQRLAQVQDEKVKGLYVKLFNHYGIKVNK; this comes from the coding sequence TTGAGTACGAAAGAGAATATTGAGTATATAAAACAGGAACTAAGCAGCGATGAGAAGCTTTTAGAGTCACTTCTGAAGGCCGAGCGCTTTTTGAAAAAGTATAAAAAACCACTACTTGCTGTAGTGATCATAGCAATAGTCGGTATTGTAGGTTATAGCGGTTATGAGTGGAAAAAAGAGTATGATTTGAGTGAAGCAAACAAAATATATGAGCATCTCTTAGCAAATCCAAACGATTTGCAATCTTTAGTCAAACTAAAAGAGAAGTCTCCAAAACTTTGGGCACTCTATCTCTATAGTCAAGCTGCAAAACAAAAGGATATAAAGGCTCTCCAGGCTCTTAGCAAGATAGATGACCCAATCATCAGCGATCTAGCGAGTTATCACCTTGCTGCTGCAAAAGCTAAGAGAGAAGATATCCATAACTATACGCTCTCTCACGAGATTCTCAAAGATTTCGCACTCCTTGATGAAGCGTATCTACTCTTTAAAGAGGGTAAAATCTCCCAAGCAAAACAGCGCCTTGCGCAAGTGCAGGATGAGAAAGTGAAGGGATTGTATGTGAAACTATTCAACCACTACGGGATAAAGGTAAATAAATGA
- a CDS encoding PQQ-binding-like beta-propeller repeat protein, with amino-acid sequence MKKVVILLLTALLFLGCSNKRYFEPQEVAGYVDFDGTLPAKIVDVLRDGATLDNGQFISRDGLEDYKFPQNFIFLHKSGGYYIATSKCGELQVVDTKSKKLVFDKKFDMKTPVAASIKGNYLALVMSDNTLMLYDLSSQKVVYSSKQKPAIAVDTKVANPFFLDSLVIFPTLDGKLVVVDPRSAKEVRNIVVGSAEHFNNIIFLNVIDEKLIAATPNRIVSINPSFMNSLDVDLSDVLYVKERVYLLTKDGRIILTDPELNPLKQRKFPFAHFTGAIYGEYIYVIEKGGYLLALDKDLRASNIFSFASTFGIGQEIDEYIFTSKDKVFYADKFFKLNKL; translated from the coding sequence ATGAAAAAAGTAGTAATTTTATTACTTACTGCACTTCTTTTTTTAGGATGTAGCAACAAACGCTATTTTGAGCCGCAAGAGGTAGCTGGGTATGTAGATTTTGACGGGACGCTTCCTGCAAAAATCGTGGATGTATTACGCGATGGAGCAACGCTAGACAATGGGCAGTTTATCTCAAGAGATGGTCTTGAAGATTATAAATTTCCACAAAATTTCATCTTCTTGCATAAATCTGGTGGATACTATATCGCAACAAGCAAGTGTGGCGAACTCCAAGTTGTAGATACTAAGAGTAAAAAACTTGTATTTGATAAGAAGTTTGATATGAAGACACCTGTTGCAGCATCTATCAAAGGCAACTACCTCGCGCTTGTTATGAGTGATAATACACTCATGCTCTATGACTTGTCATCTCAAAAAGTGGTGTATAGTTCTAAGCAAAAACCTGCAATTGCGGTAGATACAAAAGTCGCAAATCCCTTCTTTCTTGATTCTTTAGTGATTTTCCCTACGCTTGATGGAAAGCTTGTGGTAGTTGATCCGCGAAGCGCAAAAGAGGTGCGCAATATCGTAGTAGGAAGTGCAGAGCATTTCAATAATATTATTTTTTTAAATGTCATTGACGAAAAACTCATCGCAGCTACTCCAAACAGAATCGTCTCAATAAATCCGTCATTTATGAATTCACTTGATGTGGATTTAAGTGATGTGCTTTATGTCAAAGAGAGAGTCTACCTCCTAACAAAAGATGGACGCATTATCCTCACTGACCCAGAACTCAATCCTCTCAAACAGCGTAAGTTCCCATTTGCCCACTTTACTGGTGCTATTTATGGAGAGTATATCTATGTCATCGAAAAGGGTGGATATCTCTTAGCATTGGATAAGGATCTCAGAGCTAGCAACATCTTCTCTTTTGCTTCCACATTTGGAATCGGACAAGAAATAGATGAATATATTTTTACTTCCAAAGACAAAGTCTTCTACGCAGACAAATTCTTTAAACTCAACAAACTATGA
- a CDS encoding type III pantothenate kinase codes for MLLCDIGNSGAKFFDGVRVWKESLLGLEKYRNRQVCYVNVNLRAHAIIKNFAKWVDIAPHAELESDYEGLGVDRKVLCSYFTDGVIVDAGSAITVDIMEQGKHLGGYIYPGIKAMHKAYTSISKALDKEPEFLPPKKIARNTAQAIGYGVLAPLLCDIKSWNKRVYITGGSGKILRHFLRNATYDRLYLFKAMKSIVQRKKLC; via the coding sequence ATGCTCTTATGTGATATTGGAAATAGTGGTGCGAAATTTTTTGATGGAGTGCGAGTCTGGAAAGAGAGTCTCCTAGGACTTGAAAAATATAGAAATAGACAGGTGTGCTATGTAAATGTAAACCTCAGGGCACACGCAATTATCAAAAATTTTGCCAAATGGGTCGATATTGCTCCACATGCAGAACTCGAAAGTGATTATGAGGGACTAGGGGTAGATAGGAAAGTTTTGTGCTCCTATTTTACTGATGGTGTGATAGTCGATGCTGGCAGTGCAATAACAGTCGATATAATGGAGCAGGGAAAGCATTTAGGTGGCTATATATATCCTGGAATCAAAGCTATGCACAAAGCCTATACATCTATTTCTAAGGCTCTAGATAAAGAGCCAGAGTTTCTGCCACCCAAAAAGATTGCGCGTAATACCGCACAAGCAATAGGATATGGTGTTTTGGCTCCATTGCTATGTGATATAAAAAGTTGGAACAAAAGAGTCTATATCACAGGAGGAAGCGGCAAGATACTCCGGCACTTTCTTCGCAACGCTACCTATGACAGACTCTATCTCTTTAAAGCCATGAAAAGTATTGTACAAAGGAAAAAACTATGTTAA
- the hisG gene encoding ATP phosphoribosyltransferase: MLTIALPKGRIGDDSLEIFAKIFGQDFRFAERKLILEKNGFRFLRVRSQDVPVYVYHQAADLGVVGLDVLEEKGLDLVRLLDLGFGKCSVSIGIKADEELDFSKPSYKVATKMENITRKFFSKKAIPVEIIKLYGSIELAPLVGLADMIVDIVETGETMRQNGLKPALDIMQSSAYLIANKNSFYAKKHDILTLHNKIAEVVSGS, from the coding sequence ATGTTAACGATCGCTTTACCAAAAGGGCGTATTGGGGACGATTCACTCGAAATATTTGCTAAGATTTTCGGCCAAGATTTTCGCTTTGCTGAGCGAAAACTGATACTCGAAAAAAATGGGTTTCGCTTCTTGCGTGTGCGTAGCCAAGATGTACCGGTCTATGTCTATCACCAAGCAGCTGATCTGGGAGTAGTGGGGCTTGATGTACTAGAAGAGAAGGGTCTTGATCTTGTGAGGCTCCTTGATCTTGGATTTGGAAAGTGTAGTGTGAGTATTGGGATCAAGGCTGATGAGGAGCTAGATTTCAGTAAGCCAAGCTACAAAGTTGCTACCAAAATGGAGAATATCACCCGAAAATTCTTTAGCAAAAAGGCAATCCCGGTAGAGATCATTAAACTCTATGGTTCTATTGAGCTTGCACCACTCGTAGGACTTGCTGATATGATAGTCGATATTGTGGAGACTGGAGAGACAATGAGGCAAAATGGTCTCAAGCCAGCCCTTGATATCATGCAAAGTTCAGCTTATCTCATCGCAAACAAAAACAGCTTCTATGCAAAAAAGCATGATATTTTGACACTTCACAACAAAATTGCTGAGGTGGTCAGTGGATCTTGA
- a CDS encoding class I SAM-dependent methyltransferase has protein sequence MDLDLYAKVEELLGFFQERQKLYDIYIQKLLSLGVKRVLDVGCGSGVFMQEALKTGIEIEGVDLSSEMVKKAQNLGLKAQCIDVCEVDKRYEAVTAVFDVVNYLTSKELKRFFRCIQDVLEPGGYFVCDINTLFGFEEVAQGCMLVDKESACVGVDAEFDGTVLTTSIIYFYAKDGYYHKKSGVIQQYYHDIELLKNLGLKLIDIDFVTMYGEEVDKALLTFQKE, from the coding sequence GTGGATCTTGATCTCTATGCAAAAGTAGAAGAGCTTTTAGGGTTTTTCCAAGAGCGTCAAAAACTCTATGATATCTATATCCAAAAACTTCTCTCTTTGGGTGTGAAGAGGGTTTTGGATGTTGGATGTGGCAGTGGTGTTTTTATGCAAGAGGCTCTCAAAACAGGCATCGAGATCGAAGGAGTTGACCTCTCATCTGAAATGGTCAAAAAGGCACAAAACTTAGGCCTCAAAGCCCAATGCATCGATGTATGTGAGGTAGATAAAAGATATGAAGCTGTAACTGCAGTCTTTGATGTAGTTAATTATTTAACTTCCAAAGAGTTGAAACGTTTTTTTAGATGTATACAAGATGTTTTAGAGCCTGGGGGCTATTTTGTCTGTGATATCAATACTCTTTTTGGATTTGAAGAGGTAGCGCAAGGGTGCATGCTTGTAGATAAAGAGAGTGCATGCGTGGGTGTTGATGCAGAGTTTGATGGTACAGTACTAACTACAAGTATAATATATTTTTATGCTAAAGATGGGTATTATCATAAAAAGAGTGGAGTGATTCAGCAGTATTATCACGATATAGAGCTGCTTAAAAATTTGGGACTTAAACTCATCGATATCGACTTTGTAACGATGTATGGTGAAGAAGTCGATAAAGCACTACTGACATTTCAAAAGGAATAG
- a CDS encoding HDOD domain-containing protein gives MGLFGFGKKKNQPQEKKSASVKKVILNKRADERYKVTGMQTNLGEVVDITKRSIAIAIKEKKLQEGDSIEITIEGIPYTAQVSVVYKNRVAFRLEEEIPLEVIQKYVPHTEVKTTQSVKEFDPSSMLQDEEVEINRAIINLMLEIEDPNTTIEKLEKNIEKVPKLYATILKRANSIEKARAARVKTIKEAIARLGFDEIKTIIYEFVNYDLNITNVNLPYFKNFDIYNILINALFKKIAPLASFNDVKSEGQSLIGMSYMGSSLLSKQNAKLQEYYRGVDELYHFCMREFERAEVGQDLLEINRIYFLEVLKVFTYLYDGFVLAYFDKVPHYTNRQKLMLSERKLKFSYVAYLVLLAMEYIVDKNKYSGYILLNRLKRYGLSLQEAKTFLNNIITEVNSYLEKMDAEKKIEFVKFPTVSYSLENYLGTGIYFDYVRARLESVNKEHNRVALRYDDEVYAHLVLEKILNFDDYRFHKVPFVVIDVQNLEDEDLPLDQFSSFDMVIFKNIDRLPQRLFQDFAKIYKDFEGDVIVTYSMHSFIDYTNPDLFTLIHSDIVYLPQESLSVIYAMKLLQNTLQQCKDFSGKECNIEEFKGKKFNSREIIAECVKRF, from the coding sequence ATGGGTCTCTTTGGATTTGGCAAGAAAAAAAATCAACCACAAGAGAAGAAGAGTGCCTCTGTAAAAAAGGTAATCCTCAACAAAAGAGCAGATGAGCGCTACAAAGTTACAGGTATGCAGACAAATCTTGGCGAGGTTGTAGATATCACAAAGCGTTCCATTGCAATAGCGATAAAAGAGAAGAAGTTGCAAGAAGGCGATAGCATTGAGATAACTATTGAAGGCATTCCATACACTGCACAAGTAAGTGTTGTCTATAAAAATAGAGTAGCATTTAGGCTCGAGGAAGAGATCCCACTAGAAGTGATTCAAAAATATGTTCCTCATACTGAAGTTAAAACAACACAATCAGTTAAAGAGTTTGATCCATCTTCTATGTTGCAAGATGAAGAGGTAGAGATAAATCGGGCAATTATTAATCTCATGCTTGAAATTGAAGATCCCAATACAACAATCGAAAAACTTGAGAAAAATATAGAGAAAGTTCCAAAACTCTATGCAACCATTCTCAAAAGAGCCAACTCAATAGAAAAAGCGCGCGCAGCAAGAGTCAAAACGATAAAAGAGGCCATTGCTAGGCTGGGGTTTGATGAGATAAAAACTATCATTTATGAATTTGTTAACTACGATCTCAACATTACAAATGTGAATCTGCCATATTTTAAAAATTTTGATATTTACAATATTTTGATCAATGCACTCTTCAAAAAGATAGCTCCTTTGGCTTCCTTTAATGATGTAAAGAGTGAAGGGCAGTCTCTTATTGGAATGAGTTATATGGGTTCGAGTTTGCTCAGCAAGCAAAATGCAAAACTACAAGAGTATTATAGGGGTGTGGATGAGCTCTACCATTTTTGTATGCGGGAATTTGAGAGAGCTGAGGTAGGGCAAGATCTCCTTGAGATCAATCGCATCTATTTTCTAGAGGTACTCAAAGTCTTTACATATCTCTATGATGGTTTTGTGCTTGCTTATTTTGATAAAGTTCCTCACTATACAAATCGCCAGAAGCTCATGCTTAGTGAGAGAAAACTCAAATTCTCCTATGTGGCCTATCTTGTGCTTTTGGCAATGGAGTATATTGTGGATAAGAATAAATATAGTGGCTATATTCTTCTCAATAGACTCAAACGCTACGGTCTTTCGCTCCAAGAGGCAAAAACATTTTTGAATAACATCATTACTGAAGTAAATAGTTATCTTGAAAAGATGGATGCAGAGAAAAAGATCGAGTTTGTTAAATTTCCAACTGTCTCATATTCGCTAGAAAACTACCTTGGAACTGGTATCTATTTTGATTATGTGCGTGCTCGGCTAGAGAGTGTCAATAAAGAGCACAACAGAGTGGCTCTGCGCTATGATGATGAGGTGTATGCACATCTTGTCTTAGAAAAGATTTTAAACTTTGATGATTACCGCTTTCATAAGGTACCATTTGTTGTGATAGATGTGCAAAATCTCGAAGATGAAGATCTGCCTCTCGATCAATTTTCTAGCTTTGATATGGTTATATTTAAAAATATCGATAGGCTCCCTCAAAGACTTTTTCAAGATTTCGCCAAAATTTATAAAGATTTTGAGGGAGATGTTATCGTGACATATAGTATGCATAGCTTTATCGACTATACAAATCCCGATCTTTTTACACTAATTCACAGTGATATTGTCTACTTGCCACAAGAGAGTCTCTCAGTCATATATGCAATGAAACTTCTCCAAAATACTCTGCAGCAGTGTAAAGATTTTTCAGGGAAAGAGTGTAATATCGAAGAGTTTAAAGGGAAAAAGTTTAATAGTAGAGAAATTATTGCAGAATGTGTCAAAAGATTCTAG